A portion of the Edaphobacter bradus genome contains these proteins:
- a CDS encoding DUF5666 domain-containing protein: MVRPPALLAVFSALISISSATAQMPEPDPAVDGYVTRASSLTDFDVNGYRIFTNAKTVFKTTLNGPEPATRSGGNAFFGEAVAVFGKIDDRHHTITATEVLFRQPRDHRLSGFAVIDRILATKQGELLVRADGYLIRINASTQTTFQAPCTSLAEVKPNVWLKYHGTLHSDGVLVADAVTFQPNVISDSEDKLLAKNDYDPSTVPADSKQNVVKKYFLGIDPKKIPPYKDPVMQARINHIGASLIPSFQRTLAKDDESRIFFQFQLIDDQKFHDALTLPNGIILVPYQIISRLQNDSQVAAVLADNIVQAIEKQNYRAAPERKKLIAAEIASGAFGLSGLGIGALVKDRVTASMQRDAEDQSGRVSLGLLHDAGYDIQQAPVAWWLLAAKPKKALTSTPLPPRASNLYRTIGLVWQNYPDTTQTQSSPSATASPATAPTS; encoded by the coding sequence ATGGTTCGTCCCCCTGCTCTGCTTGCAGTTTTCTCTGCCCTCATCTCTATCTCTTCCGCCACAGCCCAGATGCCGGAGCCAGACCCCGCAGTCGACGGGTACGTAACCCGCGCCTCCTCCCTCACTGACTTCGACGTCAACGGCTATCGCATCTTCACCAACGCCAAAACTGTGTTCAAAACCACTCTCAACGGTCCCGAACCTGCCACACGGAGCGGCGGCAATGCCTTCTTCGGAGAAGCCGTCGCCGTCTTTGGCAAGATCGACGATCGCCACCACACCATCACGGCAACAGAGGTCCTCTTCCGCCAGCCCCGGGACCATCGGCTCAGCGGCTTCGCCGTCATCGACCGCATCCTCGCCACCAAGCAAGGAGAGCTCCTTGTCCGCGCAGACGGCTACCTCATCCGAATCAACGCCTCCACCCAAACCACCTTCCAGGCGCCGTGCACCTCGCTCGCTGAGGTCAAACCCAACGTCTGGCTGAAGTATCACGGCACCCTGCACTCCGACGGTGTCCTCGTAGCTGACGCCGTCACTTTCCAACCCAACGTCATTTCCGATAGCGAGGACAAACTCCTCGCCAAAAACGACTACGACCCCTCAACAGTTCCCGCAGACTCCAAACAAAACGTAGTCAAGAAATATTTCCTCGGCATCGATCCCAAAAAAATTCCTCCCTACAAGGACCCCGTCATGCAGGCGCGCATCAACCATATCGGCGCCAGCCTCATCCCCTCCTTCCAGCGAACCCTCGCTAAGGACGACGAGTCCCGAATCTTCTTCCAGTTCCAGCTCATCGATGACCAAAAGTTCCACGACGCCCTGACGCTGCCCAATGGCATCATCCTCGTGCCGTATCAAATAATCAGCCGCCTACAGAACGATTCGCAGGTCGCCGCTGTCCTCGCCGACAACATCGTCCAGGCCATCGAAAAACAGAACTACCGTGCAGCACCAGAAAGAAAGAAGCTGATAGCGGCGGAGATCGCGAGCGGAGCCTTCGGCCTGAGCGGGCTTGGCATCGGAGCCTTGGTGAAGGACCGGGTCACTGCTTCAATGCAGCGTGATGCCGAAGACCAAAGCGGTCGAGTCAGCCTCGGTCTCCTCCACGATGCTGGCTACGACATACAGCAGGCGCCCGTTGCATGGTGGCTGCTCGCTGCAAAACCAAAGAAAGCCCTAACCAGCACACCCCTTCCACCACGCGCGTCCAATCTCTACCGAACCATCGGCCTCGTCTGGCAAAACTACCCGGACACCACCCAGACCCAATCCTCCCCATCGGCGACAGCGTCGCCAGCAACCGCGCCCACAAGCTAG
- a CDS encoding CGNR zinc finger domain-containing protein: MRATAQEANEWVDGFLFIANRTILDFLNTKPELAAGLTELLPDAHALERWLIAAGIVSSPRAKTLVRGWRDSAEAASFLKELTAFRERLRTAVMRIEDGSLPSDAFLAEVNSLLRKYPRHTSLNKRDSKLVREAVFEPRKPTDLWAPVADATADLLTENEPSRIRKCESCVSHFFDTSKKGSRRWCSMNICGNKLKVAAYQRRRRGTSASTD; this comes from the coding sequence ATGCGGGCAACGGCTCAAGAGGCGAATGAATGGGTCGATGGGTTCCTGTTCATTGCAAATAGGACGATCCTGGATTTTCTGAACACAAAACCGGAACTGGCGGCAGGACTTACCGAACTGTTGCCGGACGCTCACGCGCTTGAAAGATGGTTGATCGCTGCGGGGATTGTGTCTTCGCCTCGCGCTAAGACGCTGGTGCGGGGCTGGCGGGATTCTGCCGAGGCAGCGTCTTTCCTCAAAGAACTAACGGCCTTCCGGGAACGTCTGCGGACGGCTGTTATGCGGATAGAGGACGGTTCTTTGCCGTCCGATGCTTTCCTCGCCGAAGTCAATTCGCTCTTGCGTAAATACCCTCGTCATACGTCGCTCAATAAGCGCGACTCGAAGCTCGTCAGGGAAGCGGTATTCGAGCCTCGCAAGCCTACAGATCTTTGGGCGCCGGTCGCTGATGCCACGGCCGACTTGCTTACAGAAAATGAACCTTCGCGTATTCGCAAATGCGAGTCCTGTGTCTCTCACTTCTTCGATACGAGCAAGAAAGGCTCGCGTCGGTGGTGCAGCATGAATATCTGCGGTAATAAATTGAAAGTGGCCGCTTATCAGCGAAGACGACGTGGCACGAGCGCCTCGACAGACTAG
- a CDS encoding zinc-binding alcohol dehydrogenase family protein, whose protein sequence is MRAIVIDHFGGLDALVIKEIPEPEPLPGHVVIQVKAFGINHAETHMRKGEWAESMPVSGIECVGIVKSCPGGEFAVGSKVAALMGGLGRTINGSYAEYTRATVGGVAQIESDLPWEELAALPESYATAWTCLFRNLELAKGQTLLIRGATSAFGRAALNMAVDAGAKVIATTRNKDRFKQLEDLGAHRVELEGPDLSTRIAEAKQIDSILDLVGNSVILDSLRILRRGGRACLAGWLGGLAPIADFNPLLQMPSGVYLTFFGSFVFGTPGFPLSDVPLQEIAKKVEQGRFNAKPSRVFRFEDIREAHRVMEANEANGKLVVKL, encoded by the coding sequence ATGCGAGCTATCGTAATCGACCACTTTGGCGGCCTGGACGCCCTGGTCATTAAGGAAATTCCCGAACCTGAGCCGTTGCCCGGCCATGTAGTCATTCAGGTGAAAGCCTTCGGGATCAACCATGCCGAGACGCACATGCGCAAGGGAGAATGGGCCGAATCAATGCCGGTCAGCGGAATAGAATGCGTTGGTATCGTGAAGTCGTGCCCCGGCGGGGAGTTTGCAGTCGGCAGCAAGGTGGCCGCATTGATGGGCGGACTGGGGAGGACGATCAATGGCAGCTATGCCGAGTACACCCGCGCCACTGTCGGCGGCGTAGCGCAGATCGAGTCGGACCTTCCCTGGGAGGAGCTCGCGGCGCTTCCCGAGTCTTACGCCACAGCCTGGACGTGCCTCTTTCGCAATCTGGAGCTTGCGAAGGGCCAGACGTTGCTCATTCGCGGCGCCACGTCAGCGTTCGGCCGCGCTGCGCTCAACATGGCGGTAGATGCGGGCGCAAAGGTTATCGCCACGACCCGCAACAAGGATCGATTCAAACAGCTGGAAGATCTGGGCGCTCACCGGGTGGAGTTGGAGGGGCCGGATCTTTCGACGCGCATCGCCGAGGCCAAGCAGATCGACTCGATTCTCGACCTCGTCGGAAACAGCGTGATCCTCGATTCTCTCCGGATATTGCGCCGCGGAGGACGAGCCTGTCTCGCCGGATGGCTGGGAGGCCTGGCTCCAATCGCGGACTTCAACCCGCTATTGCAGATGCCAAGCGGCGTCTACCTCACCTTTTTTGGCAGCTTCGTCTTTGGAACGCCGGGCTTTCCTCTTTCGGATGTTCCGCTGCAGGAGATCGCGAAGAAGGTGGAGCAAGGCAGGTTCAATGCGAAACCGTCACGAGTTTTCCGCTTCGAAGACATTCGTGAGGCACATCGCGTGATGGAGGCCAACGAGGCCAACGGAAAGCTGGTCGTCAAGCTCTGA
- a CDS encoding GH1 family beta-glucosidase, translated as MINRLSRRSFARLFGTAVLAPTALATLSTTAQAEGTPSTPTARRFPQGFLWGSATASYQVEGAANEDGRGPSIWDTFSHTAGKTNNGDTGDIADDHYHRYKEDVQLMKALGLKTYRFSVAWPRVFPQGTGTPNPKGLDFYNRLVDELLANNIQPYCTLFHWDLPQALEDKGGWQSRDTSEAFANYAGYVAQHLSDRVKHFMTLNEMKSFVDIGYRDGRHAPGLTLSVDKVNQVRHHAVLAHGLGVQAIRAHAKPGVKVGLAENAEACAPIIETAEHIAAARKAMREENAGYLTAIMEGKYTDAYLAHHGANAPKFTVADMKAIGTPIDFVGLNNYTTTWVRADNSSSGYAVVPAPASYPHMMSPWLRVGPQGLYWGPKLIAEIWGFKEIYITENGASSTDTLTPDGHVYDSDRVMYLRNYLTQLHRAVSEGVPVKGYFCWSFMDNYEWADGYAYRFGLHYVDFQTQKRTPKLSAQFYKEVIARNGLA; from the coding sequence GTGATCAATCGTTTGTCTCGCCGCTCCTTCGCTCGCCTCTTCGGCACCGCCGTCCTCGCCCCCACAGCCCTCGCCACGCTCTCCACAACCGCGCAGGCCGAGGGCACCCCATCGACGCCAACCGCGCGGCGATTCCCGCAGGGCTTCCTCTGGGGCTCGGCGACTGCCTCTTATCAGGTCGAAGGAGCGGCCAACGAAGACGGCCGCGGTCCCTCCATTTGGGACACCTTCTCCCACACCGCAGGCAAGACCAACAACGGTGACACCGGCGACATCGCCGACGACCACTACCACCGATACAAGGAAGACGTGCAGCTCATGAAGGCCCTCGGCCTCAAGACCTACCGCTTCTCTGTCGCCTGGCCGCGCGTCTTCCCGCAGGGCACCGGAACCCCCAACCCCAAGGGCCTCGACTTCTACAACCGCCTCGTTGACGAGCTCCTCGCCAACAACATCCAGCCCTACTGCACCCTCTTCCACTGGGACCTCCCGCAGGCCCTCGAAGACAAGGGCGGCTGGCAGTCCCGCGACACCTCCGAGGCCTTTGCCAACTACGCCGGCTACGTCGCCCAGCATCTCTCCGACCGCGTCAAGCATTTCATGACACTCAATGAGATGAAGTCCTTCGTCGACATCGGCTACCGCGACGGCCGCCACGCCCCCGGCCTCACCCTCTCCGTCGACAAGGTCAACCAGGTCCGCCACCACGCCGTCCTCGCCCACGGACTAGGCGTACAGGCCATCCGCGCCCACGCCAAGCCCGGCGTCAAGGTCGGCCTGGCCGAAAACGCCGAGGCCTGCGCTCCCATCATCGAAACCGCCGAGCACATCGCCGCCGCGCGCAAGGCCATGCGCGAGGAGAACGCCGGCTACCTCACAGCCATCATGGAGGGCAAGTACACCGACGCCTACCTCGCCCACCACGGCGCCAACGCCCCGAAGTTCACCGTCGCCGACATGAAGGCCATCGGCACGCCCATCGACTTCGTCGGACTCAACAACTACACCACCACCTGGGTCCGCGCCGACAACTCTTCGAGCGGCTACGCCGTCGTCCCTGCCCCAGCCTCCTATCCGCACATGATGAGCCCCTGGCTCCGCGTCGGCCCGCAGGGCCTCTACTGGGGCCCCAAGCTCATCGCCGAGATCTGGGGCTTCAAAGAGATCTACATCACCGAAAACGGCGCCTCCTCCACCGACACCCTCACTCCCGACGGCCACGTCTACGACTCCGACCGCGTCATGTACCTCCGCAACTACCTCACCCAACTCCACCGCGCAGTCTCCGAAGGCGTCCCAGTGAAGGGCTACTTCTGCTGGTCCTTCATGGACAACTACGAGTGGGCCGACGGCTACGCCTACCGCTTCGGCCTTCACTACGTCGACTTCCAAACCCAGAAGCGCACCCCAAAACTAAGCGCCCAGTTCTACAAAGAAGTCATAGCCCGCAACGGCCTCGCCTGA
- the lon gene encoding endopeptidase La, whose amino-acid sequence MANDFVSVIQPTAAKNEGGESSGGRSTPVLPVRDTVLFPHAVLPLTVGRESSIQLIQSLGEDKEILVVAQRDARQDAPQGSDLYAIGTRATVHKVVKMPNQSLFVFTEGNERVKLGVFSQTTPFMMAEYDAVAEVEPEKGPETEALQRNVVSQFQQIVTSSPTLSDDLQTIAINIEEPGRLADFIASSVPFLTTTDKQELLETPDITKRLERINQHLAKEIEVQQLRAKIQTEVQDSVQQSQRDYYLREQLKAIQKELGDIDESQKDIAELKEKIEAAGMPDEVKKDALKELSRLSRMNAMAADYSLTRNYVEWLAVLPWSKSSATEVDIKKAKEILDADHYGLKKVKDRILDYLSVRRLKPDMKGPILCFVGPPGVGKTSLGRSIARALGRKFSRISLGGMHDEAEIRGHRRTYIGALPGQIIQHLKRVEVNDPVFMLDEIDKLGRDFRGDPASALLETLDPEQNNTFRDNYLDQPFDLSKVLFICTANQLDTIPAPLLDRMEIIELTGYTEEEKVNIAERYLVPRQVKENGVDPAMIEFPTASVALVARHYTREAGVRRLEQQIGTICRKVARRIAEGATEKIVITPEVVHEFLGGIKVRVDTEIAERTKRAGVAVGLAWTPVGGDVLFIEANKMKGKGGFTITGQIGDVMKESMQAALTWVRSNAGRFGLEEDFTKDTDIHIHVPAGAIPKDGPSAGVTMATALVSLLTNTPVHPLTAMTGEITLSGNVLPVGGIKEKFLAAKRAGVRDVILPLECKQQVEEDLTPDQIEGVKIHYATQIEEVLAVALPKTVQEAVEDEALREEVLHATA is encoded by the coding sequence ATGGCAAATGACTTTGTAAGCGTGATTCAACCGACGGCAGCCAAGAATGAGGGGGGCGAAAGCTCCGGGGGGAGATCGACTCCGGTACTTCCGGTGCGCGACACGGTCCTGTTTCCTCACGCGGTGCTGCCTCTGACGGTGGGACGTGAGAGTTCCATCCAGCTAATCCAGTCTCTGGGCGAGGACAAGGAGATCCTGGTGGTGGCGCAGCGCGATGCGCGGCAGGATGCTCCGCAGGGGTCAGACCTGTACGCGATTGGAACGCGGGCGACGGTGCATAAGGTTGTGAAGATGCCCAACCAGAGCCTCTTTGTGTTTACCGAGGGCAACGAGCGGGTGAAGCTGGGTGTGTTCTCGCAGACGACCCCGTTCATGATGGCGGAATACGACGCGGTCGCGGAGGTGGAGCCGGAGAAGGGTCCGGAGACTGAGGCGCTGCAGCGGAATGTGGTCAGCCAGTTCCAGCAGATTGTGACGAGCTCGCCGACGCTGTCGGACGATCTGCAGACGATCGCAATCAATATTGAAGAGCCGGGTAGGCTGGCAGACTTTATTGCTTCGTCGGTGCCGTTTTTGACGACGACGGACAAGCAGGAGCTGCTGGAGACCCCGGATATAACGAAGCGGCTGGAGCGGATCAACCAGCACCTGGCGAAGGAGATCGAGGTGCAGCAGTTGCGCGCCAAGATCCAGACCGAGGTGCAGGATTCGGTGCAGCAGTCGCAGCGGGATTACTACCTGCGGGAGCAGTTGAAGGCGATTCAGAAGGAACTGGGCGACATTGATGAGAGCCAGAAGGATATCGCGGAGCTGAAGGAGAAGATTGAAGCCGCCGGGATGCCGGATGAGGTGAAGAAGGACGCCCTGAAAGAGTTGAGCCGGTTGAGCCGGATGAATGCGATGGCGGCGGACTACAGCCTGACACGGAACTACGTGGAGTGGCTGGCGGTGCTGCCGTGGTCGAAGAGTTCAGCGACCGAGGTGGACATCAAGAAGGCGAAGGAGATTCTGGACGCGGACCACTATGGGTTGAAGAAGGTGAAGGACCGCATTCTGGACTACCTCTCGGTTCGGCGGCTGAAGCCGGATATGAAGGGTCCGATTCTATGCTTTGTCGGGCCTCCGGGCGTGGGTAAGACCTCGCTGGGAAGGTCGATTGCGCGGGCGCTGGGACGGAAGTTCTCGCGCATCTCGCTGGGCGGCATGCACGATGAAGCGGAGATTCGCGGGCACCGGAGAACGTATATTGGCGCGCTGCCTGGGCAGATCATTCAGCACCTGAAGAGGGTGGAGGTGAACGACCCGGTCTTCATGCTGGATGAGATCGACAAGCTGGGACGCGACTTCAGGGGCGATCCGGCGAGCGCGCTGCTTGAGACGCTGGACCCGGAGCAGAACAATACTTTCCGCGACAACTATCTCGATCAGCCGTTCGATCTGAGCAAGGTGCTGTTTATCTGCACGGCCAACCAACTGGACACGATTCCGGCGCCGCTGCTCGATCGCATGGAGATCATTGAGCTGACCGGCTACACGGAGGAGGAGAAGGTCAACATCGCCGAGCGGTACCTGGTTCCGCGGCAGGTGAAGGAGAACGGGGTCGATCCGGCGATGATCGAGTTTCCGACGGCGAGCGTTGCGCTGGTTGCACGGCATTACACGCGTGAGGCCGGTGTGCGCAGGCTCGAGCAGCAGATTGGAACGATCTGCAGGAAGGTGGCCCGCAGGATTGCCGAGGGCGCGACGGAGAAGATCGTGATCACGCCTGAGGTGGTGCATGAGTTCCTGGGCGGGATCAAGGTCCGCGTTGACACGGAGATCGCCGAGAGGACGAAGCGTGCTGGCGTTGCTGTCGGGCTGGCGTGGACTCCGGTTGGAGGCGATGTGCTCTTTATCGAGGCGAACAAGATGAAGGGCAAGGGCGGCTTCACGATCACAGGGCAGATCGGCGATGTGATGAAGGAGAGCATGCAGGCGGCACTGACGTGGGTCAGGTCGAATGCGGGCCGGTTCGGGCTGGAGGAAGACTTCACGAAGGACACGGACATCCATATCCATGTGCCGGCGGGAGCGATTCCGAAGGACGGGCCTTCGGCGGGCGTCACGATGGCGACTGCGTTGGTGAGCCTGCTGACGAACACTCCGGTGCATCCGCTGACGGCGATGACGGGTGAGATCACGCTGAGCGGCAATGTGCTGCCGGTGGGAGGGATCAAGGAGAAGTTCCTTGCGGCCAAGCGCGCGGGAGTGCGGGATGTGATTCTGCCTCTGGAGTGCAAGCAGCAGGTGGAAGAGGACCTTACACCGGACCAGATTGAGGGCGTGAAGATCCACTATGCGACCCAGATCGAGGAGGTGCTCGCCGTGGCCCTGCCGAAGACAGTGCAGGAGGCGGTGGAGGACGAGGCCCTGCGTGAAGAGGTGCTGCACGCTACGGCCTAA
- a CDS encoding MoaD/ThiS family protein, with product MRVQVLYFGVLKEIFSRENEMVEMAEGASVAGLLTMFRERGLGPANLWESLAVAVNQEYARGEDVLRDGDEVALLPPVSGGCSGTEQLQLQSRSWVCRRFGQNAGVLPVRLRSGQAASLRMTIIFAG from the coding sequence ATGCGGGTACAGGTGTTGTACTTTGGGGTGCTGAAGGAGATCTTCAGCCGCGAGAACGAGATGGTGGAGATGGCCGAGGGCGCGAGTGTTGCCGGGTTGCTGACGATGTTTCGGGAGCGCGGGCTGGGGCCGGCGAATTTGTGGGAGTCGCTGGCGGTGGCGGTGAACCAGGAGTATGCGCGCGGGGAGGATGTGCTGCGCGATGGGGATGAGGTGGCGCTGCTGCCTCCGGTGAGTGGAGGTTGTTCCGGTACAGAGCAGCTGCAACTGCAATCCCGCTCTTGGGTTTGCCGGCGGTTCGGGCAAAATGCGGGGGTTCTTCCCGTTCGACTTCGCTCAGGGCAGGCTGCTTCGCTCAGAATGACGATCATTTTCGCGGGGTGA
- a CDS encoding molybdenum cofactor biosynthesis protein MoaE gives MRVEITDGVIPAAEIVAGLKAGTDGAVCVFDGIVRDNTRGRKTLFLDYEAYREMALGQMQSLANEAVAKFGVRDVALVHRLGRLEVGETSVLVVVASAHRGAAFEACRWLIDTLKKTVPIWKKEHFVDGAVWADGEAFPEGIGLRTAAEAVGQSADGEAFPEEMTVSKSASQRVSESAEQPVGESTSQRGEQS, from the coding sequence ATGAGGGTAGAGATCACGGACGGGGTGATACCGGCGGCGGAGATTGTGGCTGGGTTGAAGGCGGGGACCGATGGGGCGGTGTGCGTCTTCGACGGGATTGTGCGGGACAATACGCGCGGACGGAAGACGCTGTTTCTGGACTATGAGGCCTATCGCGAGATGGCGCTGGGACAGATGCAGTCGCTTGCGAATGAGGCAGTGGCGAAGTTTGGCGTAAGGGATGTTGCTCTGGTGCATCGGCTGGGACGGCTGGAGGTGGGCGAGACGAGCGTGCTGGTGGTGGTGGCCTCGGCGCATCGCGGGGCGGCGTTTGAGGCCTGCCGGTGGCTGATCGATACGCTCAAGAAGACGGTGCCGATCTGGAAGAAAGAGCACTTTGTCGATGGGGCAGTTTGGGCCGATGGGGAGGCGTTTCCAGAGGGTATCGGTCTCCGGACGGCGGCTGAGGCAGTTGGGCAATCGGCCGATGGGGAGGCGTTTCCGGAGGAGATGACAGTTAGCAAGTCAGCAAGTCAGCGAGTCAGCGAGTCAGCGGAACAGCCAGTTGGCGAGTCAACGAGTCAGCGGGGTGAGCAATCGTGA
- a CDS encoding VWA domain-containing protein: MRWRSAAAVWVFGATLLAQAPIVRKPPTKIMEPDEESQPVPQDNVPTIHVQTRLVNVAVNVVDEHGAPVGGLGREDFEILEDGKPQKIAYFEKESSTPLSIVLAIDASESVLRDERLEKNAAKKFVDATLREQDELDLMDFSDSVREIVPFTNQKKQIEGGLNDLMRGSETALYDAVYLASDKLATTRNDAGRRRVMVLITDGEDTKRKTRYGEALEQAQRAGAMIYSIIIVPVWADAGRNTGGEHALIQMSTDTGGKYYYVEDRKDLEPAFAHVSDDLRTQYVLGYYAPQGVRDTAFRRIAVRMKDTALQGKYGLRHRSGYFADTR; this comes from the coding sequence GTGAGGTGGAGGAGTGCGGCGGCGGTGTGGGTGTTTGGGGCTACGCTGCTGGCTCAGGCTCCCATCGTGAGGAAGCCCCCGACGAAGATTATGGAGCCGGATGAGGAGTCGCAGCCGGTGCCGCAGGATAACGTGCCGACGATTCATGTGCAGACGCGGCTGGTAAATGTGGCGGTGAATGTGGTGGATGAGCATGGGGCTCCGGTGGGCGGGCTGGGGCGGGAGGACTTTGAGATTCTCGAAGATGGCAAGCCGCAGAAGATTGCTTACTTCGAGAAGGAGTCTTCGACGCCGCTGTCGATTGTGCTGGCGATCGATGCGAGCGAGAGCGTGTTGCGGGATGAGCGCCTCGAGAAGAATGCCGCGAAGAAGTTTGTGGATGCGACGCTGCGTGAGCAGGATGAGTTGGACCTGATGGATTTTTCGGATTCGGTGCGGGAGATTGTGCCGTTTACGAATCAGAAGAAGCAGATTGAGGGCGGTTTGAATGATCTGATGCGCGGGTCGGAGACGGCCCTGTATGACGCGGTTTATCTGGCGTCGGACAAGCTAGCCACGACACGGAACGATGCGGGGCGGCGGCGCGTGATGGTGCTGATCACTGACGGCGAGGACACGAAGAGGAAGACGCGCTACGGGGAGGCGCTGGAGCAGGCGCAGCGTGCGGGGGCGATGATCTACTCGATCATTATTGTGCCGGTGTGGGCGGATGCGGGGCGGAATACAGGCGGGGAGCACGCGCTGATCCAGATGTCGACGGACACGGGAGGGAAGTACTACTACGTGGAGGACAGGAAAGACCTGGAGCCGGCGTTTGCGCATGTGTCGGACGATCTGCGGACGCAGTACGTACTGGGGTACTATGCGCCGCAGGGGGTGCGGGACACGGCGTTTCGCAGAATTGCGGTGAGGATGAAAGACACAGCGCTGCAGGGAAAGTACGGGTTGCGGCATCGCAGCGGGTACTTCGCGGATACGCGGTAG
- a CDS encoding DUF4242 domain-containing protein, which translates to MPKFLIERYIPNASNLTREELNALSQKACSVLKSMGYEIQWVNSYVTTDKIYCIYIAPDEDAIRRHAALGGFPANVITPISSVIDPTTADA; encoded by the coding sequence ATGCCGAAATTCCTGATCGAACGGTACATCCCCAACGCAAGCAACCTCACCCGCGAGGAACTCAACGCCCTCTCGCAAAAAGCCTGCTCCGTGCTCAAGAGCATGGGCTACGAGATTCAGTGGGTCAACTCCTACGTCACTACTGACAAGATCTACTGCATCTACATCGCCCCCGACGAGGACGCCATCCGCCGCCACGCAGCCCTGGGAGGCTTCCCCGCCAACGTCATCACCCCGATCAGCTCCGTCATCGACCCCACCACCGCCGACGCCTGA
- a CDS encoding inositol monophosphatase family protein: MSQFEFAQAAEGIAREAGALLKGFYDKGVATEYKGDVDLVTEADRASEKLIRERLKAAFPEHGIYGEEGTRDRLESEYRWYVDPLDGTTNFAHGFPAFCVVLGLERRPAGLKADQDGEMTAGVIYDPLRDEMFVAERGKGAWLNGRAIHVSKTKTLQESLTATGFPSQKRHGSPNIHFYQQMTLRSHGVRRAGSAALDLAYVASGRLDGFWEFNLNPWDTSAGVLLVEEAGGTVTHFDGSKFTLDSREVLATNGLILGEMVHIFTEMFAGKELEPIPTPAEFAARRAAEEK; encoded by the coding sequence GTGAGCCAATTTGAGTTTGCACAAGCTGCTGAAGGGATTGCGCGCGAGGCTGGCGCGCTGCTGAAGGGGTTTTATGACAAGGGCGTCGCGACGGAGTACAAGGGCGACGTTGACCTGGTGACGGAGGCTGACCGGGCGAGCGAGAAGCTGATCCGTGAGAGGCTGAAGGCTGCGTTTCCGGAGCATGGCATTTATGGCGAGGAGGGGACGCGTGACCGGCTGGAGAGCGAGTATCGGTGGTATGTCGATCCGCTGGATGGGACGACGAACTTCGCGCATGGGTTTCCGGCGTTCTGCGTGGTTCTGGGGCTGGAACGGCGGCCGGCGGGGCTGAAGGCGGATCAGGATGGCGAGATGACGGCCGGGGTGATCTACGATCCGCTGCGGGATGAGATGTTCGTGGCCGAGCGCGGTAAGGGGGCCTGGCTGAATGGGCGGGCGATCCATGTTTCGAAGACGAAGACACTGCAGGAGTCGCTGACGGCGACAGGATTTCCCAGCCAGAAGCGGCATGGGAGTCCGAATATCCACTTCTACCAGCAGATGACGCTGCGGTCGCATGGGGTGAGGCGGGCTGGTTCGGCTGCGCTGGACCTGGCTTATGTGGCGAGCGGGAGGCTGGATGGGTTCTGGGAGTTCAATTTGAATCCGTGGGACACGTCGGCTGGGGTGTTGCTGGTGGAAGAGGCCGGCGGGACGGTGACGCACTTTGACGGGAGCAAGTTCACGCTGGACAGCCGCGAGGTACTGGCGACGAATGGGCTGATTCTGGGGGAGATGGTGCACATCTTTACGGAGATGTTTGCAGGGAAGGAGTTGGAGCCGATCCCGACCCCGGCGGAGTTTGCAGCGCGGCGGGCGGCGGAGGAGAAGTAG
- a CDS encoding 4Fe-4S dicluster domain-containing protein, translating into MAYVIAEPCIGTKDTACVDACPVDCIHPKKDESGHGDAEQLFIDPVECIDCGACVPVCPVSAIYAGDDLPEKWAAFQQKNADHYGR; encoded by the coding sequence ATGGCTTATGTGATTGCGGAACCGTGCATCGGGACGAAGGACACTGCTTGCGTGGATGCCTGCCCGGTGGACTGTATCCACCCGAAGAAGGACGAGTCCGGACACGGCGACGCGGAGCAGTTGTTCATCGATCCGGTGGAGTGCATCGACTGCGGCGCGTGCGTGCCGGTGTGCCCGGTGTCGGCGATCTACGCCGGGGACGACTTGCCGGAGAAGTGGGCGGCCTTCCAGCAGAAGAACGCCGACCACTACGGGCGGTAA